A single window of Danio rerio strain Tuebingen ecotype United States chromosome 15, GRCz12tu, whole genome shotgun sequence DNA harbors:
- the ckmb gene encoding creatine kinase, muscle b (The RefSeq protein has 1 substitution compared to this genomic sequence) — MTKNCNNDYKMKFAVDEEFPDLSQHNNHMSKVLTKDIYNKLRSKSTPSGFTLDDCIQTGVDNPGHPFIMTVGCVAGDEESYEAFKELFDPVISDRHGGYKPTDKHLTDLNWENLKGGDDLDPNYVLSSRVRTGRSIKGFTLPPHNSRGERRAVEKLSIEALNSLDGEFKGKYYPLKDMTDKEQEQLIADHFLFDKPVSPLLLAAGMARDWSDGRGIWHNDNKTFLVWVNEEDHLRVISMQKGGNMKEVFKRFCVGLQKIEDVFKKHNHGFMWNEHLGFILTCPSNLGTGLRGGVHVKLPKLSTHAKFEEILTRLRLQKRGTGGVDTASVGGVFDISNADRLGSSEVQQVQLVVDGVKLMVEMEKKLEKGESIDDMIPAQK; from the exons ATGACTAAGAACTGCAACAACGATTACAAGATGAAGTTTGCTGTGGATGAGGAGTTTCCTGACCTCTCCCAGCACAACAACCATATGTCCAAGGTCCTCACCAAGGACATCTACAACAAGCTCAGGAGCAAGTCAACCCCCAGTGGATTCACCCTTGATGACTGCATCCAGACTGGTGTGGACAACCCTG GTCACCCCTTCATCATGACTGTCGGCTGTGTGGCTGGGGATGAGGAGTCCTATGAAGCCTTCAAGGAGTTGTTCGACCCCGTCATTTCTGACCGTCATGGTGGCTATAAGCCCACCGACAAGCATCTTACTGATCTGAACTGGGAGAACCTGAAG GGTGGTGATGATCTTGACCCCAACTACGTTCTGAGCAGCCGCGTACGTACCGGCCGCAGCATCAAGGGATTCACCCTGCCTCCTCACAACAGCCGTGGTGAGCGCAGAGCTGTGGAGAAGCTGTCCATTGAGG CTCTGAACAGCCTGGATGGTGAGTTCAAGGGCAAGTACTACCCACTGAAGGACATGACTGACAAGGAGCAGGAGCAGCTCATTGCTGACCACTTCCTGTTTGACAAGCCTGTGTCCCCCCtgctgttggctgctggcatggCCCGTGACTGGCCTGACGGTAGAGGTATCTGGCACAACGACAACAAGACCTTCCTTGTGTGGGTGAACGAGGAGGATCACCTCCGTGTCATCTCTATGCAGAAGGGTGGCAACATGAAGGAGGTCTTCAAGAGGTTCTGCGTTGGCCTGCAGAAG ATTGAGGATGTTTTCAAGAAGCACAACCACGGTTTCATGTGGAACGAGCATCTTGGTTTCATCTTGACCTGCCCCTCTAACTTGGGTACCGGTCTGCGCGGTGGTGTCCACGTCAAGCTGCCCAAACTCAGCACACATGCCAAATTTGAGGAGATCCTGACCAGACTGCGTCTTCAGAAGCGTGGCACAG GTGGTGTGGACACAGCCTCCGTCGGTGGTGTGTTCGACATCTCAAACGCTGACCGTCTGGGCTCCTCTGAGGTGCAGCAGGTGCAGCTGGTGGTCGATGGTGTGAAACTCATGGTTGAAATGGAAAAGAAACTGGAGAAGGGCGAGTCCATCGATGACATGATCCCTGCCCAGAAGTAA
- the ckmb gene encoding creatine kinase, muscle b isoform X1 codes for MTKNCNNDYKMKFAVDEEFPDLSQHNNHMSKVLTKDIYNKLRSKSTPSGFTLDDCIQTGVDNPGHPFIMTVGCVAGDEESYEAFKELFDPVISDRHGGYKPTDKHLTDLNWENLKGGDDLDPNYVLSSRVRTGRSIKGFTLPPHNSRGERRAVEKLSIEALNSLDGEFKGKYYPLKDMTDKEQEQLIADHFLFDKPVSPLLLAAGMARDWPDGRGIWHNDNKTFLVWVNEEDHLRVISMQKGGNMKEVFKRFCVGLQKIEDVFKKHNHGFMWNEHLGFILTCPSNLGTGLRGGVHVKLPKLSTHAKFEEILTRLRLQKRGTGGVDTASVGGVFDISNADRLGSSEVQQVQLVVDGVKLMVEMEKKLEKGESIDDMIPAQK; via the exons ATGACTAAGAACTGCAACAACGATTACAAGATGAAGTTTGCTGTGGATGAGGAGTTTCCTGACCTCTCCCAGCACAACAACCATATGTCCAAGGTCCTCACCAAGGACATCTACAACAAGCTCAGGAGCAAGTCAACCCCCAGTGGATTCACCCTTGATGACTGCATCCAGACTGGTGTGGACAACCCTG GTCACCCCTTCATCATGACTGTCGGCTGTGTGGCTGGGGATGAGGAGTCCTATGAAGCCTTCAAGGAGTTGTTCGACCCCGTCATTTCTGACCGTCATGGTGGCTATAAGCCCACCGACAAGCATCTTACTGATCTGAACTGGGAGAACCTGAAG GGTGGTGATGATCTTGACCCCAACTACGTTCTGAGCAGCCGCGTACGTACCGGCCGCAGCATCAAGGGATTCACCCTGCCTCCTCACAACAGCCGTGGTGAGCGCAGAGCTGTGGAGAAGCTGTCCATTGAGG CTCTGAACAGCCTGGATGGTGAGTTCAAGGGCAAGTACTACCCACTGAAGGACATGACTGACAAGGAGCAGGAGCAGCTCATTGCTGACCACTTCCTGTTTGACAAGCCTGTGTCCCCCCtgctgttggctgctggcatggCCCGTGACTGGCCTGACGGTAGAGGTATCTGGCACAACGACAACAAGACCTTCCTTGTGTGGGTGAACGAGGAGGATCACCTCCGTGTCATCTCTATGCAGAAGGGTGGCAACATGAAGGAGGTCTTCAAGAGGTTCTGCGTTGGCCTGCAGAAG ATTGAGGATGTTTTCAAGAAGCACAACCACGGTTTCATGTGGAACGAGCATCTTGGTTTCATCTTGACCTGCCCCTCTAACTTGGGTACCGGTCTGCGCGGTGGTGTCCACGTCAAGCTGCCCAAACTCAGCACACATGCCAAATTTGAGGAGATCCTGACCAGACTGCGTCTTCAGAAGCGTGGCACAG GTGGTGTGGACACAGCCTCCGTCGGTGGTGTGTTCGACATCTCAAACGCTGACCGTCTGGGCTCCTCTGAGGTGCAGCAGGTGCAGCTGGTGGTCGATGGTGTGAAACTCATGGTTGAAATGGAAAAGAAACTGGAGAAGGGCGAGTCCATCGATGACATGATCCCTGCCCAGAAGTAA